The following proteins are encoded in a genomic region of Schistocerca serialis cubense isolate TAMUIC-IGC-003099 chromosome 9, iqSchSeri2.2, whole genome shotgun sequence:
- the LOC126418935 gene encoding cuticle protein 19-like, whose protein sequence is MGPMQALLAAFAVWRVTSALPGFVRPVAIDYYAPARYAFKYGVTDPNTGDIKQQSESRHGDVVKGQYSLVEPDGSVRTVDYTADPVNGFNAVVSKSGPAVHPPPAPKPVVVAKPVVVAAPPVVHQPAAHVVAVPQVITAEVVKPHYVTQHEYDLYDGAAGYVVDNAAHYPHYSYY, encoded by the exons ATGGGACCGATGCAG GCGCTGCTGGCGGCGTTTGCTGTGTGGCGAGTCACGTCTGCGCTGCCGGGTTTCGTCAGGCCCGTCGCAATCGACTACTAC GCTCCCGCGCGTTACGCCTTCAAGTACGGCGTGACGGACCCCAACACGGGCGACATCAAGCAGCAGTCGGAGTCGCGCCACGGGGACGTGGTGAAGGGCCAGTACTCGCTGGTCGAGCCGGACGGCTCGGTGCGCACCGTCGACTACACGGCGGACCCGGTGAACGGCTTCAACGCGGTCGTCAGCAAGAGCGGGCCCGCCGTGCACCCGCCGCCCGCGCCCAAGCCCGTGGTCGTGGCCAAGCCCGTGGTCGTGGCCGCCCCGCCGGTCGTGCACCAGCCCGCCGCGCACGTCGTCGCCGTGCCGCAGGTCATCACGGCAG AAGTGGTGAAACCGCATTACGTGACGCAGCACGAGTATGACCTGTACGACGGAGCAGCGGGCTACGTGGTGGACAACGCCGCGCACTACCCCCACTACAGCTACTACTGA